TGAGCCCGCAGGCCTGAAATGAGCAGGCACCAGAAATTAATTATTTCGATCTGCCTCGGCACTGTACAAAGCTAACCCTAATGAACGACGCATGTTTCAATGGATCAGTGCATATCTTATCTGCCGGACCCAAAATCTACAGGACAGCCGAATTCCTGATGAACAGTTACTTGATGGTCGACTGGATGTTACGGTTTTGACACATCTGTGAAACTTGCTAATCACAAGAGACATAATTACATCTGTGAAACTTGCTAATTACATATGAGAAGCACTAGAGTTTACGGGAATGTAAAAAAAAGTGGTGCTTGGATCCTAAAAAAAAAAGAGCTGGTCGTGTGTTTCTTCAAAGCAATCACGTGAAAATTGGCCGCTGAGATCGTCGCATGCATACTACCAGCGGTAGATTGCAGTACCGATTGATCAATCTGGCAGGTGTAATTAAATAGCGTCGACATCGGTCATCACTCGTCACAGGAAGGACACTGCACGGCGGTCGTGAACAGAGTGCACCTGCCTGGAACAAGGGCGGCCCGTCCATCAATATTTGTTCCGATCAATCATCGCTCGATCATGAAATGCAGGATCTGACACACACTGTCACACTGGCCGGAAATCAAGATCTGGATCCTCTCTCGTCCGCTCGTCCGGGTCTATTTAGTGCGTGcctaggccaactccaccgcgacACCCCAAACAGACGTCCGCTTTACCCGGATTCGGTCCGTTTGAGTAGAGAAATAGGGTCGTATTCGGTCCTGTTTtgagatgcggtggccgtgcgcccagcgCGCGGCCACATCCTTTGGCTCCATCCTGTTCACCACGGTAAAAAATGCCCATATATTCATATCAAAACAAGTTTGCACGTCTAAATATCAATTGTCCGAAAATAAAAATAGttttagagcaactccaacgagccgacccaaacggacgacGATTTCATctgctttttgtccgtttgggtcggccgcccgcccTGCGTCCGTCCTCTTTTAGATTTGGGTCGGCAGCGcccccaacgcgccgacccatatGTGCCGGCGTGGCCGGCTGGCCGCCCAATATTTATATTGATTTGCATTCAAACATATTGTCAAATAACATAGTTTTACCGAATAAAAATATTATAGTTCTACAAGCCGGATATAAAAAAAAATGTTTCACATAGTTTTGCAAACGAGTAAAAGaggatacatctattggttgccaacatgagcCCACATATGCTTAACCAAATCATTTTGCAGCAGCACGTGAGTTTCCCAATCATGCATGTCTTCATGAAATTGGGTGAATTGTTCAAATGTTGCCGCTactccatgctcaggcacaacattctcaccctgaaactGGAACCCTTGATCATACAGACGTTTCGGGCGCTCGTcttctacgatcatattgtgcatgatcacacaagcagtcatcacctcccacagtttctgcgtgctccaggtattagcaggataccgaacgatgccccatatgtgattgcaaaacaccaaaggcacgctcgacatccttcctggcactctcttgctcctgggcaaatcttttcctcttctctccgatagggttgggtattgtcttgacaatactggtccactgaggatagatactGTCACCCAGGTAGTATCCTTTGTCGTAATTGTCCGTTTTTTTGACAGTAAAGTTCACCGGTGGGAtgttgccttcggcaagcctagcaaacaccggcgagcgctgaagcacgttgatatcattgtgtgatccagccatgccaaagaaagagtgccagatccagagatcttgagacgccacggcctctaatatgacagtgcaagccctgacatgtcccttatactgcccttgccaagcagaaggacagttcttccactctcagtgcatgcagtctatgctgccaagcatcccTGGGAAGCCCCTTCTGGCATTCATTGCCAACCAACGGGCTGTATCTTCAGCCgtcggctctctcaagtactcagggccaaacacagCAATAACAGCCTTGCAGAACTTATACAGGGACTCTAGGCATGTAGACTCACTCATACAGACGTACTCGTCAATGAGATCACCGGGCACTTCGTATGCAAGCATTCAGATGGTggcagtgcatttctgataagaggagaaactgatcttgccgacggcatcctctttgcactcgaaaTAGTCATCATAGCCGACCACCCCCTCTCTAATACAGTTGAAAAGATGCCTACTCATACGGAAACGGCGGAGGAATTTTTGATTTGAACAATGGGTTTGTTGTatcaaagtagtccttccaaaGAAGGAAATGCCCGCTTTCTCGGTTGCGATTCAATGCCGGAAGGTGGCCCGGAATGGAGCCACGAAACAATGGCCGCTGGCTGttgaggtggtgatggaccaacacgACAGCCAATatctcctcgtcgtcgtcggacGACGAATCGTCGGAGTAGCAAAGGAAATTGTGGAAAAGAACTCGTTGGCGAAGTCCATTTTCGTACCTTGGCAAACTGTCGAACAGCTTGCGGGCGTCGAAGAAGGAAACGGCCGGTGAGGGGAGTCGCGGCGCGCATGGACCAGCTAGCCGACGTCCGACGAGTGGGCCGGCGTCCGAGGAGCGTGCCGGTGAGGATctggccggggcggcgaggcggcctCTTGGTTGCGGGCGGCTGTACGGTTGAGGAAGCGGCGGTGGGAAACAGTTTACTCCCCGGCCGCAAGACGGTGGTGGCGGGGCGATGGGGGGAGTGAGCGGCGTTGCTAGGCGGATGTGGAGGCGGCGGTAGCTGGCAGAGTCGTCGGCAAAAAAGGGCGGCGGCATCGGCGATGAAGGAGGCGGGCGAGGGTTGCTGTTGGCTGGGGGGTGGGGGGAGGCTAATGAGCCACCGAACAGCGGGCCCGGGGAGAGAAGAAGGCAAGCGTGCGCGCATCCGTCGCGTGTCCGTGCCGACGCAAATCCAGCTCAAAAATGGGCAAGGAATGGGTCGCCCGCGGACGAaaagcggacgcgcgtccgtttgggtcggcgcgttgggccgacttttctatccgcgccgacccaaacggacggcagCGGACGAAATGgatcgccccattggagttgctcttatgtaacaccccggatataactttccatatttgtaactccaactcttgccattttcggctatgtgttatgatattcccttcgtggtcgggttttgtctctcgttttgcattttgttcatgtcatgcatttcatatcatgtcatcatgtgcattgcatttacatgcgtgttcgtctcttgcattcgagcattttccccgttgtccgttttgcaatccggcgctcccatctcctccggtgcaccctcttgttttctttcgtgagcgggtgtcaaacgttcttggaatgggccgaggcttgtcaagtggccttggtataccaccggtaggccaccggtcaagtttcgttccatttgaaggtcgtttggtactccaacggttaaccgggcatccgcaaagtccatttgtgtgtgcagcaaaaccccccctaaataccagcccaaaacccaccaaactctcttccatgctgtaggtcgttcgatcacgatcgtgtgggcgaaaaccgcacctcatttggactctcctaactccctctacctatttatatgccTCCCCTCCCGAAATCAATCGCAGATGAAATCCTAAAATTCcccaccgcgcgccgccggatAAAAACGTCCGCCAACGGACATGTCCGTTTCCACCGCCGCCAccacgtgtcgccgccgccttcgccgtcgccgccggcccgcccgagcccgcgggagccctcccggcccgcgcgcccgACGGCCTCCCCCTgctcccgtgcgccgccgcctgcccgcgccgccgccgtgcgccgcgccgcctcgccgcgtcgccgccgccggccatcgccgcgACGCCCGCCGCCCGCGCTCGCCCCCGCcactggccgccgccgccgcgcccacgtcgcccctccggccgccgccctcCCCCTCGCCGGTCCTCTCCTCCGCTCCGGCCGAAGCTCCGGCCACCGGTGAGCTTGaggccgcctgctccggccagatccgatcgggccGCCAGCGTGCGTTGACTTTTTCCCGTACCCGATTTCTTCCAAGTCATTTCGTTCTACAGCAATTGTCCATGTTCATCATTGCACAACTCTCTGCATGTAGCTCTGTTCCACgagtgtaatatgtcaaattgttcacctcgtgatgctctacattttgttcaattgcaccatgttcattagagtccatcttgatgcccaaatctctgttgcaagagggctagttgctgttatctactggttcttaacagaacttggagatttgtcattttttgtatcatttaatctgtgcatcttatgggcatgagctctacatgtgttttgttgtatgccatgccatctttccaagggtatatgccatgtatttttgtgatctctgtggtgactagcacaaacatgcaaactaggccccgtaatgtttctgatttcagagtgTATTTTctgtctgtctgctgttattttgttgccatgtaaaattgctgctacagagagatccatgcatatttttgAGATATTCAGtaaagatgttttgtagatattgttgtaattgatccattcctgtccttgtttgcatttatggagtgccatagcatgactcaatcttgctctacttttgctataaaatatttctggcagattcttaacatgatattcatttttgccaagctttttgtagttgttccatacatgctatgcttttgttcttgccatggatagcttcataaacttgccatcttgctgtaggtatgcttgttttttcatgaattgctttgtggtgagtgcatcaagctcaccaagatgccctcatattattgtttctgccatcctctgttttctgctaagtctgaaacctgagaacggaacttgctatgtttacaaggttgccatcatatcttatggtcctttttggATTATGGTCAGTaggggacttttgtcatatgcatttagtagaatactgccatgccttttttttgctatgttaagttcctgtagcatgttgatttcgtgctctgaacattgctacctgatgctgttttctgccatgtccagtaatttcaccaagtttgtgatcctgttatcttttgcacttttgccatgcttgtttgaacttGATATGTTGTGATGCAGCCATAGTtcattgttcatcttttgtcaagcatctcctgtagattacttccatatgctttgttgctatgttggagtgctgtagcattgttggttgttgcattttaagtgctaacATGCTgctaatcacagattcgtgtcattcttgttttgcttgccatttgcaaaccgtgcatccgtttccggtgatctttatatcgatttcgaccgaaatcatctcatctttccagtggcatgcttggtttgccaagttactgccttgttcatcattttctttccggagcacgcatatgcatcgcatatcatatctcgcatatcatacatgttttgcatcatgttgcttgtgcttttctcgtgattgattgtggttacGTTGCTTGTGTttttgtcttgggtagagccgggagacgagttcgtgaacgaggaacctattgagtacgcttacgaggatcaagctttcgacaactctgagaaccttgcaggcaagatgaccacccttcgaaatcacttctatctttgctttgctagttgttcgctctattgccatgctgcgctacctaccacttgctatatcatgtcttccatattgccatgtcagcctctaaccatcctttcctagcaaaccgttgtttggctaagttaccgcttttgctcaacccttcttatagcgttgctagttgcaggtgaagttgaagtttgttccatgttgaaacatggatatgttgggatatcacaatatctcttattatattaatgcatctatatatttggtaaagggtggaaggctcggccttatgcctggtgttttgttccactcttgccgccctagtttctgtcttaccggtattatgttccttgagtttgcgttccttatgcggtcgggtgatttatgggacccccttgacagttcgccttgaataaaactcctccagcaaggcccaactttggttttaccatttgccacctaagcctttttcccccgggttttcgcgagcccgagggtcatctttattttaacccccggaccagtgctccttcgagtgctggcccaaaccgagcgatgtccggcgccccctgggcaaccagggtctatgccaacccgacgtctggctcatccgttgtgccctgagaacgagatatgtgcagctcctatcgggatttgtcggcacatcgggcggctttgctagtcttgttttaccattgtcgaaatgtcttgtaaaccgggattccgagactgaccgggtctttccgggagaaggtttatccttcgttgaccgtgagagcttatgatgggctaagttgggacacccctgcagggtattatctttcggaagccgtgcccgcggttatgaggcagataggaatttgttaatgtccggttgtagagaacttgtcacttgacccagttaaaatacatcaaccgtgtgtgtagccgtgatggtctcttctcggcggagtccgggaagtgaacacggtttgagttatgaatgacgtaagtaggagttcaggatcacttcttggtcattactagatgacgaccgttccgttgcttctcttctcgctctcatttgcgcaagttagccaccatatatgcttattgcctgctgcagctccacctcattacaccatcctttcctataagcttaaatagttctgatctcgcgggtgtgagattgctgagtcctcatgactcacagattctaccaaaacagttgcaggtgccgacgatgccagtgcagatgatgggatcgacctcaagtgggagttcgatgaggaacgtggtcgttactatgtgtcttttcctgatgatcagtagtggagcccagttgggacgatcggggatctagcatttggggttatcttattttcatttggatcttgaccgtagtcggtctatatgtgtattttggatgatgtatgaattatatttatgtattgtgtgaagtggcgattgtaagccaactctttatcccattcttgttcattacatgggattgtgtgaagatgacccttcttgcgacaaaaccacaatgcggttatgcctctaagtcgtgcctcgacacgtgggagatatagccgcatcgtggccGTTACATCTTACAACCCAATCAAAATTGTctctaataaaatagttttacaaccaAATCGAAATGGTCTTAAATGAACATAATGAAccaatacatctattggttgccaatgtGACTCCACACGTGCTCAACCAAGTCATTTTGAAGATCCAAATGAGTGTGCCAATCATGCAACTCAGGATGGAATTGGACAAACTGTTCAAACGTGGCCGGTTCTTGGTGCAGGGGCTCAACATTTTCACCTTGATAATCAAATCCTTGGTCGAAGATCCTGTCATCACGCTCGTCCTtgacgatcatgttgtgcatgatcacacaagcagtcatcacctcccaaagCTTCCCTTCATTCCATGACAGTGCAGGGTTTCGAACGATACCCCATCGGGATTGAAGAACACCAAAAGCATGTTCCACATCctttctagcactctcttgcATTTGGGCAAATCTCTTTCTCTTCTCACCTTGGGGGTTCGAGATTGTCTTCACAAAAGTTGACCGCTGAGGATATATACCATCAGCTAGATAGTATCCCTTGTTGTATTGGTGGCCGTTGATCTCAAAGTTGATAGGTGGGGAGTAGCCTTCTGCAAGCCTTGCGAAAAGACTGGAGAACGCTGCAACATgttgatatcattgtgagaaCCTGCCATGCCGAAGAAAGAATGCCATATCCAAAGATCATGCGAAGCCACCACTTCTAATATGACAGTGCACGCTTTGACAAGCCCGTTGTACtggccctgccaagcaaatggacagttcttccactcccagtgcatacAATCTATGCTTCCAAGCATGCCTGGAAAGCCTCTAGCTGCGTTGGTCGCCAACAATCTCTCTGTATCAGCGGCAGTTCGCTGcctcaagtactcagggccaaacactgccaccacggCCTGACAGAACTTGTACATTGACATCAGAGATGTGGTCTCACTCATACGCACATACTCATCCACCAGACCGCCTGGAATTCCATATGCAAGCATGCGGATGGCCGCGGTGCATTTCTGGTAAGAGGAGAATCCAAACTTACCAAGGGCATCCGTCTTGCACTCGAAGTATGGGTCATAAGCAACCACTCCCTCTCGGATATGATTGAACAGATGCCTTGCCATACGAAAACAGCGACGGAATTTATCCGGCTTGAAGAGTGGGGTGTTCTCAAAGTAATCGACATAGAGCAGGGCGTGGCCTCTCTCCCTGTTGCGGTTCAGGTTGGGAGCACGGCCAGGGAGTGACCCCCTATACCGAGGAAGCTGGCTCTCAATGTGGTCGTGAACGACCAGTGCAGCCACCACAAGATCTTCATCATCCGACGACGAATCGTCCGATGAATAAATGAAGTGGTGGAAGAAAAATTCATCTCCACTGTCCATACCTTTGTGGGCAAAGTGTCGAACACCTTGTGGTCATGGTGGTAAAGAGGCGGCGATGATCACCGCAATGCAGCAGGGGTGGTTGGCGGCCGGCTACTGGCCGCTCTGGAGCACTTCGGAAGCTGCCGTGGCCGCCGTGGTACGTCGCCGGCGGTCGTATCCCCTCTGCCACTGGCTACGACGGCGACGGTCAAATCTCCTCCAATTGAAGGCCAAAACTACGGTGAAAGCGCGGGCATGGTGGCGGCCATGTAGAGACGTGGTTTGGTATGGACGACCGGGGGGGTGCGAAGTGAGGAGGCGGCCGGAGAATAGTGGTGGCGCCGGCGGTGGGGTGGGGCGGGGAGAGGGGGTGGAGGAGTTGGAAGCGAAGGGACTGCTAGTGTCCCCTACAGGCGGGCCACGGGAGGACAAGGGCGTGCGGCGAGCCCGTCCGCGCGATGTCCGTTTCACCCCAAACTCGGCGCAAGTTTGGGCCGGGGATGGGTCGAAAACGGGCGGAATCCAGACATTTGTCTGTTTGGGGCCGCGCGTTGGGCCGCGCTATTCGTCCGTTCTGCCCCAAACAGACACACCCGGACAGgatggggtcgcgcggtggagttggccttagaGCAACTTCAACGCGGTGACCCAAACGGACGTCCATTTTATTCGGATTTCGTCCTTTTGGAGCAGTAAAACGGACACCTGTGTTTGTTTTTGCCCGTCCGACTGTCGGTGCTGTAACACGCGGCCGCATTGCAACTTGTTACCATGGCACACGAACATTTATAAAAAAACCGGCCGCACATATCAAAAAACACACATAAAACATTAACATAAATATAAAACTGCTCAAACAAGTCCTGGGCACACATTTAAACATAACTTAAACTAAAACACATTAAAAAAGGATGGATTAGCCGCTGCCGTTGTGGTCGTCTTGGAAGGCGCCGTCGTCTTCACGCGCCGCCGTCCTCATCGTCGTCCATGGTGATGTCGACGTACGGTGGTGGCTGCCAGAGGTGGGTCGGTGGGCCCTATGGCGGCGATCGGGCCGGAGGCGCCTGCGCCACCTCCCCTGGCGACGACTCCTGCTCTGGTGACCGTGGCGGCGTGGTTGACCATGGCCCGACACCCACCGCGTCGGCCATCTCCGACGTCATGGACGACCAGCTCCACCTCTGGCCCACCAAGTGCGGGTTCCACGAGGCGATGGGTTGCTCCTACGCCACTCTTCCCGCACCTCCTCCTTGACGGCCATGTCCAGCTTCGGGATGGCGACGTCACCGGTCGCAGAGAGGGCCAACTGGGTTTCGAGGCCCTCCCATTGGCGTTCGTCATGGGTGTTCATGGAGTCCTCCATGATCCGCCTCATGAGCtcggccacctcttccctcccctcctttatatacgtggccagggggcaccccaaagacaactcaagatttgtcttagccgtgtccggtgcccccctccacaattaCACACCTCgctcatatcatcgtagtgcttaggcgaagccctgcgccggtaacttcatcatcaccgtcgccacgccgttgtgctgacagAATTCTTCCTCAGTCTCAACTAggtcaagagtacgagggacgtcatcgagctgaacgtgtgctgaacacggaggtgccgtacgttcggtgataggatcggtcggatcgtgaagacgtacgacta
The sequence above is a segment of the Aegilops tauschii subsp. strangulata cultivar AL8/78 chromosome 6, Aet v6.0, whole genome shotgun sequence genome. Coding sequences within it:
- the LOC109741824 gene encoding uncharacterized protein → MDSGDEFFFHHFIYSSDDSSSDDEDLVVAALVVHDHIESQLPRYRGSLPGRAPNLNRNRERGHALLYVDYFENTPLFKPDKFRRCFRMARHLFNHIREGVVAYDPYFECKTDALGKFGFSSYQKCTAAIRMLAYGIPGGLVDEYVRMSETTSLMSMYKFCQAVVAVFGPEYLRQRTAADTERLLATNAARGFPGMLGSIDSFSSLFARLAEGYSPPINFEINGHQYNKGYYLADGIYPQRSTFVKTISNPQGEKRKRFAQMQESARKDVEHAFGVLQSRWGIVRNPALSWNEGKLWEVMTACVIMHNMIVKDERDDRIFDQGFDYQGENVEPLHQEPATFEQFVQFHPELHDWHTHLDLQNDLVEHVWSHIGNQ